Within the Thermodesulfobacteriota bacterium genome, the region TAGCCCGGTCAAACATTTGGGGCTTCATCAAGCTTGGGGCCGAGGTCAGGCTGGTAGGTCCTCCTACCATGATGCCTCAAGACGTGGAAAAGATGGACGTGAAGGTTTACTACAGTTTGGAACAGGCGCTCAAGGGGGCGGATGTAGTAATAATGCTCCGCATACAGATGGAGAGACAGGGGTCGGGTCTTTTTCCGTCGCTCAGGGAATATTCCCGGTTCTATGGACTTACCAGGGAGAGGCTAAGGCTGGCGAAGGAGGACGTGATGCTCATGCACCCCGGGCCCATAAACAGGGGTGTGGAGTTGTCTTCAGAGGTGGCGGACGACGTTCACTCGGTAATACTAGACCAGGTTACAAACGGAATCTCGGTGAGGATGGCTATGCTCTACCTGGTTGCCACCGGAGGGGGAAATGCATGAGGGTTCTCATAAAAGGAGGACGGGTTATAGACCCTTCCCAGGAGATTGACCAAACTGCAAACATCCTGATAGAAGACGGCAAGGTCAAGAGTTTTCCCAAAGACATAAAGAAATTAGAGAAGGAATCGGATATACAAGTAATCGATGCCCGGGGCAACATTGTTGCTCCCGGGTTAATCGACCTGCATGTACATCTCCGAGAACCGGGCTTTGAGCACAAAGAGACCATACGCACCGGGTGCGAGGCGGCGGCAGCCGGAGGGTTTACGTCCGTAGTCTGTATGCCCAACACCAACCCGGTGAACGACAATGCGTCCGTGACCGAGTACATACTCTTGAAGGCCCGTACCGAGGGGATAGTGAACGTATTCCCGGTAGGCGCAATCACCAAGGGAGAGAAGGGGGAAATCCTTGCCGAGATCGGCGAGATGTGGGAGGCCGGATGTGTAGGAATCTCGGACGACGGCTGGCCGGTGATGAACTCTAAGCTAATGCGCCATGCCATGGAGTATGTGAAGGCTTACGGCATTCCGGTCATATCCCATGCCGAGGATTTAAACCTCTCTGCCCACGGTGTGATGAACGAGGGATTTACCTCGACCATACTCGGGCTAAGGGGAATACCAAACGCATCGGAGGAGGTAATGGTCTCCCGCGATATCACCCTGGCCGAGCTTACCGGCGCTCATCTGCACATAGCCCACGTTTCCACAGCCGGAGCGGTAAGGCTTATACGGGATGCTAAAAAACGAGGAGTGAATGTAACCGCCGAGGCTACACCTCATCATTTTAGCCTCACCGACAAGGTTGTTCTTAGTTACGACACCAATGCCAAGGTAAACCCGCCCATAAGGGGCGAAAAGGATGTCGAGGCGATAAAAGAAGGGCTAAAGGACGGCACGATAGACGTGATTGCCACCGACCATGCACCTCATAGCGAGGATGAAAAGAAGGTCGAGTTCGACCTGGCTCCTTTCGGAATCTCCGGCTTGGAGACGGGGCTTCCGCTTTCGCTCCAGCTTGTCAAAGACGGTGTTTTAACCCTTCCTGAATTAGTAAAGAAACTAACCGTTAATCCCGCGAAGATAATTGGAATTGATAGAGGAACGCTAAAAACCGGGGCAATTGCCGACGTGGTCATATTCGACCCGGATAAGAGCGTCAAAGTTGACCGAGAGAAATTCCGTTCCAAGGGAAAGAACACCCCCTTCCACGGCTGGGAACTCTCCGGATGCGTTCTCCACACCATCGTGGGTGGGAAGGTTGTGTTTTCTGGTTGAATTCATGCTATGTTCGTAGAAAAATAGGGCAGCACATGAATTGTTGTGTAGCTTTTCTCGCTGCCTAATCGGGTTGATTAAAGAGTTTGAAATTCACGGTTCAAGACCTGACCCAGGTCTCTTGACAGACACTACTCTCAGGTGAGATAATCTGCATATCCAACCAAGGGGAGATTTGAGTAAATAAATCGGTAAATAAGCGGGTAAGTCCAAAATGAAGGAAAGCCGGTTAATTCGGGGTGATTACCTGAGGTATGGATATACATTAGGGAGATCGGACGGGTTTTAGGATTGCATTACAGCACAACAAGCAAGGTAGTGGATAGGAAATAATTTACAATCCAAGACCTGACTCCCGACTTGCAAAGGAGGACGACTTTCATGAGATTGCGGAAGTTATTTCTGGCCTTGCCGCTCGTGGTCGGGCTTGTGCTTGGAGCCACGGGGTGTAACGACAGTGACGGTAATGCGGAGGAGCCGGGACCCGTTCCGGGACCGGAAACCCCTTTCACGCTCGTAACCGGCACGGTCAGCGCGCCTAACCCGCAGCAGTGTAACGGCGTCGACGGGTTTGCCACGGGTGCCACGGTCGAAATCGAGATGAGCTCGAGCGGGGGAACGTCGGGACAGGCTACCGTTATGATAAACGGGGGCACGGACGGGACGTTTACCTGCGAGACCGGTAGCGACGGGGAGATAGACACTCCACCCATAACGTTTATCGGATGCACCGTTACGTCCGCAAGCGGCATATCGGGCATAGCGGTCAACGACCTCATAGAGATCGGGATCAATCTTAATTTCGAGCCATTGACGAAGGAGGCGGGCATCATAGTGAACATGCAAGAATGCGTGGCTCTGGACATTACGACACTGAATGCGGAGTCGTGAGGACACGTGATACGGAAGGAAAGGGGTCAGGCTTGAAATAACAGTTTTTTCTTTTTTCCTCTGTCGCTGTAACATTTGGACGCTATATTCAAAAAAAATATAATGTAATAATCAGAATTTGAGGTTTCATGCAATATCGGTATAAATTGTATCTAGAAATAACTTTCAATGCTGTCATTCTGAGCCGAAGGCGAAGAATCTAATTTTAAGATGTTTCACTTCGTTCAGCATGACTACATAGGCCGTTTTTGACTGTCAACATCCAGCAGTCACTCCAAGCCGAGATAGGAATGGAAAATACCGTCTGGGTCGTATTTCTTGCGTAATTCCTCCAGACGGTCCCAGTTACGTTGGCTAAAAGACCTGACCGAGCGCGAAGGGTGAGCGGTGAGGTCCGTTTCGCCGATGTAATGTCCAACTCCTATAGATTCAAGGGCCTGCATTGCGTTGCGAAGCCAGTCTATGTTTTCCCTATCCTGACTGGCATCCTCCCAGATAGCGCTACAATCAACATAGATAGAAGCAATCATAGAGAATGCGGCATCTGGCATTTGCGGTGCATTTGCAGCCGGAGGCGGAAGGATAAGGGATAGAGCCAAAGTGTGTGGGGATGGAGCTTTAATGAACTGGTCCCGCAGGGTTGAAAGTAGGATGATAGGGTGAGTATGAGACCACATATTGTCAACCGCGTAACGTTTACCCTCCGGAAAGAGACCGTCTATTGTATCGAATAAAACATCAAAAGGTGTGTTGGCATTAAGGTCCCTCATCACAAAATTTTCAAGTGGACAGTTTTCCATAGCTGATAATGCATCGGATGCCATCTGTGCCGTGTCTGCAAAGGCAGTCGCCACAACAATACACACCTGCTTGCATCGGTCAGCTAGGGGAGGCGGTGTGCTCGTGAACAGCAAGGTTA harbors:
- a CDS encoding dihydroorotase, which encodes MRVLIKGGRVIDPSQEIDQTANILIEDGKVKSFPKDIKKLEKESDIQVIDARGNIVAPGLIDLHVHLREPGFEHKETIRTGCEAAAAGGFTSVVCMPNTNPVNDNASVTEYILLKARTEGIVNVFPVGAITKGEKGEILAEIGEMWEAGCVGISDDGWPVMNSKLMRHAMEYVKAYGIPVISHAEDLNLSAHGVMNEGFTSTILGLRGIPNASEEVMVSRDITLAELTGAHLHIAHVSTAGAVRLIRDAKKRGVNVTAEATPHHFSLTDKVVLSYDTNAKVNPPIRGEKDVEAIKEGLKDGTIDVIATDHAPHSEDEKKVEFDLAPFGISGLETGLPLSLQLVKDGVLTLPELVKKLTVNPAKIIGIDRGTLKTGAIADVVIFDPDKSVKVDREKFRSKGKNTPFHGWELSGCVLHTIVGGKVVFSG